The following are from one region of the Ignavibacteriota bacterium genome:
- a CDS encoding sodium:proton antiporter — protein MIAPFILLLLAIAVMPFINKHWWEKNYPFVSIGLGAITLAYYLFGLNNGTRMLHTGIEYFSFIVLIGSLFVVAGGILIRVKGKSTPIKNVGFLAIGAVVSNLLGTTGASMIMIRPFLRVNKYRLRGFHVIFFIFIVSNMGGALTPIGDPPLFLGYLKGVPFFWVLANVWHIWLFATALVLLVFFVLDTLAFKKYEKRVGELDEAQFDEDAEVKGLQNVFFLGVILIAVFIQKPPFLREALMLLAAAGSYYTTKKEIHNKNDFNFLPIKEVAILFLGIFATMVPALDWLELNATTIGITTAGQFYWGTGILSSVLDNAPTYLNFLSASIGLFVDQSIVEQVQHLISTRGADIATITGAHSEEVKNTFTVLMKYHGDMVAANNVPLSDIQISYLIGNHNIYLKAISIAAVFFGAMTYIGNGPNFMVKSIAEQSGAKCPSFFGYVVRYSLPVLLPVFALVWLFWFLGS, from the coding sequence ATGATTGCGCCCTTCATTCTCTTGTTGCTGGCGATTGCAGTCATGCCGTTCATCAACAAGCATTGGTGGGAGAAAAACTATCCGTTCGTTTCCATCGGTTTGGGTGCAATAACGCTTGCCTATTATTTGTTCGGATTGAACAACGGAACACGGATGCTTCACACCGGCATCGAGTATTTCAGTTTCATTGTTCTTATCGGTTCGCTCTTTGTAGTTGCGGGGGGAATTCTTATTCGTGTGAAAGGGAAGTCCACGCCAATCAAAAATGTCGGTTTCCTTGCCATCGGCGCAGTCGTTTCCAACTTACTCGGCACCACCGGCGCATCAATGATTATGATTCGTCCTTTTCTTCGCGTAAACAAATACCGTTTGCGTGGGTTCCATGTCATCTTTTTTATCTTCATCGTCAGTAACATGGGGGGTGCGCTCACACCAATCGGAGACCCGCCGTTGTTTCTTGGGTATCTCAAAGGCGTTCCGTTCTTCTGGGTACTTGCAAATGTCTGGCACATCTGGCTGTTTGCAACCGCTCTCGTTCTTCTTGTTTTTTTTGTATTGGATACGCTTGCGTTCAAAAAATATGAAAAGCGTGTCGGTGAGTTAGATGAAGCACAGTTCGATGAAGATGCAGAAGTGAAGGGATTGCAAAATGTATTCTTCCTCGGTGTTATATTGATTGCCGTCTTCATTCAAAAACCGCCGTTCCTTCGCGAAGCGTTGATGCTCCTTGCCGCCGCAGGTTCTTACTACACGACGAAAAAAGAGATTCACAACAAAAACGATTTCAACTTTCTTCCTATCAAAGAAGTGGCGATTCTCTTTCTCGGCATCTTTGCAACGATGGTCCCCGCACTCGACTGGCTTGAACTGAATGCGACAACAATCGGCATCACAACGGCAGGACAATTCTATTGGGGAACAGGAATCCTCTCCAGCGTTCTCGATAACGCACCGACGTATCTCAACTTTCTCAGTGCGTCCATTGGGTTATTCGTTGACCAATCAATTGTAGAACAAGTTCAGCATCTTATCTCAACACGAGGAGCGGATATTGCAACCATTACCGGCGCACATTCAGAAGAGGTGAAAAATACATTTACCGTATTGATGAAATATCATGGCGACATGGTTGCCGCCAACAACGTTCCTCTCTCCGATATTCAAATTTCCTATTTGATTGGCAACCACAATATTTACCTGAAAGCAATTTCCATCGCTGCTGTTTTCTTTGGCGCTATGACATACATTGGCAACGGACCAAACTTTATGGTCAAATCCATTGCCGAGCAATCGGGCGCAAAGTGTCCGAGTTTCTTTGGTTACGTTGTTCGGTATTCGTTGCCGGTACTTTTGCCGGTGTTTGCGTTAGTCTGGTTGTTCTGGTTTCTCGGCTCTTGA